TTCACAGCATTGCTTGCATCCCTGCCTTCCACCTTTCATTTCATTAATCCATTTCTTGAAAGACTTCTCACCTAATGTCAAGTTTGACAAGACCACATATGCTTTTCAGATTTCTCAAAGGtcacattttaaaactgcaaGCTTCACTGACATTTGGCTTCGTTTAAAACTTTCAAGTCAGTGTTGCCTTACCACAATCTATTCTGAGAGTTTCTCTTCCACTTCTTAGTTTCCAGTAAAACACGGATGTATTTTTGGACTGTAACACTGTCACAAATGTATTCACCACATTGTATTTATGCTTCTACTGTTTCGTAAACAGTAATACTGAAATATCAGATTTGAATTTGTCTTAAAACGTTCTAACATACTTCCAAATCCCTACAGAGACTTTTTAAGACCGTGGTGACGCTCTTAACTCCAAACTAATGAAGTGAGTGAGCTTCTGAAACATATTAGCCATGTCATCAGAAACTAACCCATGTTAAGTCCCTTTGCCCCCTTCCACTGACCCTGATGTTATCCAATTTATACCAACTGTGCTGAGAGGAGCTTTGAACGAACGCACAGATTAGCACCAATACAGCCAATCTGCTGCTGATTTATAGGAAAGCTGGCTGAGAATTGATCCTATCAGAGCTCACTGAACTCAAATGGAAAGGACACAATGGACAAGAAAAGGGTAATGAAAATAGTCACAATAATTATAAAGGTCAGGAGAAGTTCAGCTGAAAATTGCTGCCTGAGCTTTTAAACCCGCTTCTTTCATTCTAGAGGAGCCATGAAAAAGATGTAAGGCTAATGTCGCTGAGCATGATACAGTCTATCCAGTCCTTCCAGACTTCCAAGATGTTTCATGTTCAGGCAGGATGTTTTTGCAAAAGACCATTGTGGTGATCAtgaataaacaataataaacaattATAAAACTAATTTCATTTAACGAACACAAACCCCCAACTACATCACAGTAACAACAAGTTGTAAAAAACAGAGCTATCGCATATGTTGGGACAATGTTTTGTGAGTGAGTcactataaaaaaagaaagttgttgAAGAGTCCAGGATGACTTTTTCAGTCTTAATCTTTATGGCTTTAAAGCTAAGGCAGATGTTTTAATGTATAAATTCTATACAGATTTTAAACATGGTCTGAATTCCTGCCAGATAATCAGGCAAATGCCAATTTGaatattttccaacttcttaaTAACATGAAGAGTTTGGTCAGTCGTattgaatatgaatatttccAAAATCACATTTCCCAGAACCCTGATGTTACCTTAATCTGCTTGTGCAAGTAGAGAAACAAACATGCAGCAGACAAAAGAGACAAATCTTAACACATCTTTGGGACAAACTTGCTCTTCCCGCATGAAGAAGCACAACCTGTCTGGGTGGAGGGAGGGTTCTAGGTACACTAAGAACGCTCATGTCACAAGCAGAGGTCACATTGCACAAATCTTTTCAACAGATTGGAACAGTGGTGTTGGATTTAATGTAACAAAAAATAGTCACAACATTTTAAGGAAAAGTGCCGGTAACATGAGTGGTTTGTCTCTTTCACAGCTGTAAACGATTTCAGACTCTTCCATTCAGGATCAGGACTCTTTATGGGTGTAAAGTAAGCTGTTAGATAATATAAGTACTCAAATTCAGAGACCATTGATTAATTCTTATCACTTTCCCCCAACTCTAAATGTATTTTCAGGGTGGACTATGATAAGCCAACAAAGGTTCAGCCTTAAGCATAAAATATAACTGGATATGAAAAGTTGTCTGGTCAAAGATTACACTTGAATAAAGACTGACTCTGTAGCAACCTCCACTGATTACATCCTGGATGGAAGAAATAGCCGCTGAAGACTCAGTAgattaaaacaacataaaaggtTCACGAACAGAATAAATCTGTTAAATAAACTCTTTTCACATGGAGCTGTGTCTGTTTTATGCAGCACTGTGCCTCGTGAACGTACCACTGTGGTACAAATTTCATCTGTGCTTCCACACCATTCTAAGTGCTGTCATTGATTTGCAGGCACAGGGGCAAGGGTAAGCGGCTCTTCCTCATCTGAATCAAACTCGACATTCTCGTCTTTAACCCACTTGCCGCTGTGGTCTTGCAGCCACCCATcactatgaaaaaaaacaacaacaacaacaaaaatagatAAAATGCACTGAAAATCTAATAATCTGCTAAAAAGTAGTGAAAATGTACAACATTAGAAAGTGAAAGTCCCACAACATTTAGGCACCTTTTCAGTTTGAGGTAGTGCTCCAGCTCTCTCTTCCTCTGGGCAGTGATGggttcagcctcctgtctctCTGCAGCCTGAGATTCGGCCGTATCTTTTGATGGATGTGGCTCTTTATTGGCTACAAAACGAGTTCAGGCAAAATCATGACCAAGGTTTgctcaaaataaaagctgacaataaaacatttcctCTAGCAGACCTTACCTGTTGAACAGACAGTAGAGTTGCTTTGTGACGTGTTCACTGAAATGCCAGATTCCCAGCATGCAGATGTCATGTTGTCACTGGGGTCTGAGCTGGTGCTTGCTGTCACTTTTTCAGATTTTGTGCTTAAAAAGAATGACAAAtaatttaaattgtgtttttcattGTATGGCTTCAAATACAGACAACAACTCTCATACCGAGTAATCACTCACCTGGTTTTTCTATGACAGCTGTTATATGGTACAGTTTTCAGCAAAGCATGATGGGTGAGCTTCCGTGTTTGTGCTAGTAATGGGGCTGAACTGGAGGGCTCCTGAAATCACAACAAGAGTGGCTCATATTTTCCACCATTACACAACTACACTGAATTGTTTAGTAAGGTGTAATTTGTTAGGGTCATATGGTAGTCACACGGGCGCCACATAAGTGATTTAACAGGAGACAACAACATGGAATAACAATGTCATGCAGTAAAGAAAGATTACATCTGTTGAGCTCGTGATGTTTTTCCTGTGATGATTCATTGACCGTCTGCTGGCAGAATGACCCGGCTggttctcatcatcagaaagcaTGATTAATAGTTACCAACCTGCCTTTTTTCTTCAGCCTGGACGTAGTTTTCATGTTGCCGTTTTGTTATTTCATTCTTCAGCCGTGCTTTCTTGCCATAAAATGCTTTTAGCCCTGAGTAGAACACACAACAAACAACTGGGTTTACTAAAAAGTCAATGTAAACTGAACcaaacctgaaaaaaaaagtcatactCGTTTCCCTTTGAAGTACAGCAAGTTTGGTATATATAATGAAGACATGCAAAACTTTACCTTCATACTGTAGGAATTAAACTGGTATCGAAATGTAGgtaaaaacaacactttttatATGCTGTAACTTATCTAACATACATGTTATACGGTGATACCCTTATTCAAAATACACTTTCCGGAATTTTTTCAAGTGAATcatcagaaaataaagaaaacttcCAGGGTACAAATGCTTGTCTTTAATTGTTTGTGTAAGAGACAACAGACAGAGTTTTGCTTTTCCGAATGAGGAAAGttggatgttaaaaaaaaaaaacctggtgAAGAAAAATTAGATAGTTGTACAACACTCTGACACTTAAAGAGTACAATTTGTTTGACAGCCATTCAAAGTGATGGAAAAACTAACAAATTCAAAAGCATGAAATTTTTACTTATCCCTATGTACTTGTAAATATGCAGTTTTAGTGTGAAAAAGTGCTACAATGTATCATTGTTTGGGTTTTTAATTCTTCCAAATAATGACGGGATATCAAATCCAGATAATTTGAAAAGCAAAACTACTCTTTGTGACGCAGCATtagaaaagacacacaaaaacagctaACCAATGTCGCAATCCAAAAACTATTGAACTTTCCAATATTTCAACTCTTTGTTATCTTGACTTGATTATCTGCAAATGCAATGCAAAATTTCCCCTTGACTGCTGCTTTTGAGTTTTATTGAGTTTATTCATTTACTCAGTTGGGTTTTCAACTCCTGCATCAAATTACAATACAGGTCTTGTGTTGGCTGTTGTTTTGCCTGATGAGGACATACCTACTGACCAGCGCATCTCTTTCTTTGATCCTCAGTTAGTTATGTAGCTTCTCCCTCTCACAAGTAGCTTTTCAGTCTTcagtgttgtattttattttatttttgagcaGATTCTATTAATATGCATAGTTTATGCATCTGTACTCCTCTGATTTTGTGTAGCATATGTAGCAAGGATGGCATATTAACCTGCACTTCACAGCACCTCAGATGATAGCTCGACCTCATAAAAGTGCCTGTCCTGCAGCATTGACTTTAGAAATGCAGAGTCATTTAAAATATGGGGTACTGTCTCAATAAATAGGGCGAAAGCCAAGGGATAGAAATGGTGTGCAGATGGCTAACCCTTGATACAGCGCTTCTTAATAAGACTGGGGCCGAAACTTCAGGTCCGCTAGGTCCCCGGGGTACGAGCCCACGTACTAACTTAGTTGCTTTAAATAACTTTGCAGGTTAAAGGTGCTCACCGTCTAGATGCCTCTTTCCTTTTCTGTGGACTGCCAACATGTCGACTGTATCAAACACAGGACGGTAGGAACACACAAGGCAAGTGTACCTATAAGATACGGGGAGAAATTAAACTAAACATGCCGTTAGCTACACAAGTTTGTCTTTCCCAAACATATCAATGTTTTGAAGTTCACTCCACCTTCCATTTTTCATAAGAGCAGCCTCATCTTCTGGAATAAAATTAGACAAAAGGTCTGCCACACGACGTTTCTGTAAAACGAAGCGAATAACGTTAGATAGTATGTAAGTTTTACTACAATTTTATTTCCCAAAGTAATAACTACAGTATGTTGTTAGCTTAAAGATGCTAACACTAGCCACATGTGTGCTCTTAGCTGAAGTCTCTGTTATTAAGCCAACATAAAATGCTGCAAATTGATCCGTACCTTAAGGAGATTCAGCTGGCTTTTATCGTCACCTTCTCTTTTAAAGGACATAATTGTTATGATCAATAATATAAAAACTAATCTGAGTAGCAGCGTAGCTTCTTGGCTATAATATATAAGCTAATAGCAATGCTGCATTCATGGACAAACGGAAGATAGGAAATATAGACCTGTGCTCATCtttgaggtggataattgtttcGGCTATCGGAACTACAACGATATCTGCTGGTTTTTATAATATAAAGTCCGCATAGTCATTTGAAAGCTCGATTTGTGGCTATAGTTTGTATTTGCTCAATTTGTGAAACAAACTATATCAACTTAATATAAAACGCAATTTTTTCCCCTACAGTCTTTAATGCAACGCGTTGTGGCGAATCATAGGACTAGTCAGTGAACACGGCAGCCATGGCAACATATGGCTGTAGACAGCTGACTGCAAGAGTTTTGAAAACAAGTTTTTCAGCGACTTTTAGTTGTGTATTTGACAGATAAGGTACGTTATATTTGTAATCCAAGAAACTTTCTATATAGTTTAAACGGCTGTCATTTTGGAGAAAAGATTGAACGCTTGGAACAAATAACGAGCGACAACGTTAATTAAGTTGATAGCCTTAGCTAGCAGGCTAACTAAGCTGCTAGTTTGATAATTATGGGCTAAAGCGGAAGCCATTATTGTGAAGATGTTAACAGCAGTGAAGTTCGCTGGTAAGCGCATTTTAGGCCCACATGGTTGTTtaccacacaaaaaaagaacaatataAGTGTTTTACGACAATGTCAGAGGAGCGAGCTCCACTACCAGCTGGAGGAGACGGCCTACTCCGAGGGAGCCGCACAAGATCTTACGGCAGTTTCATCCGATCTCCGCTGTCCCCGGTGCACCAGAGACGTATTGAACATATAATTCAGCCGGGAGAGACACTGCAAGGCCTGGCGCTGAAGTATGGAGTGTCTGTGAGTATGACTGTGTTGGTTTGACTATGAGACTGAATTAGTTAAAGTATTTATTTCTTGCGCCTTTAACAGTTCAGGtacaaggttctttatttgtcacatgcatagttatacaagtataactcacagtgaaatgtatcctgacacgctcctcgacatgtgcaaaaagggGCGGGGGGGTTAgaggaataacattataaatatatagtatatacattgggtgaat
This sequence is a window from Oreochromis aureus strain Israel breed Guangdong linkage group 11, ZZ_aureus, whole genome shotgun sequence. Protein-coding genes within it:
- the scnm1 gene encoding sodium channel modifier 1, with product MSFKREGDDKSQLNLLKKRRVADLLSNFIPEDEAALMKNGRYTCLVCSYRPVFDTVDMLAVHRKGKRHLDGLKAFYGKKARLKNEITKRQHENYVQAEEKRQEPSSSAPLLAQTRKLTHHALLKTVPYNSCHRKTSTKSEKVTASTSSDPSDNMTSACWESGISVNTSQSNSTVCSTANKEPHPSKDTAESQAAERQEAEPITAQRKRELEHYLKLKSDGWLQDHSGKWVKDENVEFDSDEEEPLTLAPVPANQ